Proteins co-encoded in one Opitutus terrae PB90-1 genomic window:
- a CDS encoding SRPBCC family protein, which translates to MTIHSLQTEFWLPEKRAQVFAFFGDALNLEVITPPWLRFNVLTPAPIEMRPGTTIAYRLRLHGLPLRWLTEITHWEPPVRFVDEQRRGPYRFWVHTHTFREQGGGTLCRDQVDYAVPGGAWVDRLFVRPQLESIFAYRERALKIRFPQTSATAGR; encoded by the coding sequence ATGACGATCCACTCTTTGCAGACCGAGTTCTGGTTGCCGGAAAAGCGCGCGCAGGTGTTCGCGTTCTTCGGGGACGCGTTGAACTTGGAGGTGATCACGCCACCATGGCTGCGCTTCAACGTGCTCACGCCGGCGCCGATTGAGATGCGCCCCGGCACAACCATCGCCTACCGGCTCCGGCTGCACGGCCTGCCGCTGCGTTGGTTGACCGAGATCACACATTGGGAGCCGCCGGTGCGGTTCGTCGATGAGCAGAGGCGCGGTCCCTACCGGTTCTGGGTGCACACGCATACGTTCCGCGAACAGGGCGGCGGGACGCTGTGCCGCGACCAGGTCGACTACGCGGTGCCGGGCGGGGCATGGGTCGACCGGCTCTTCGTGCGTCCGCAGCTCGAGTCGATTTTCGCCTATCGCGAACGCGCGCTGAAAATCCGGTTTCCCCAAACTTCTGCGACCGCCGGCCGATAA
- a CDS encoding fasciclin domain-containing protein translates to MKLPLIAKLLVPVAALAIVVPAHAGGGAVHGSKDIVAVASSAGNFNTLVAAVKAAGLVETLQGPGPFTVFAPTDEAFAKLPAGTLDELLKPENKKKLAGILTYHVVPGKVMAADVKPMQAKTVNGQTLAINVAGGGVTVNGAKVVATDVAASNGVIHVIDSVVLPQ, encoded by the coding sequence ATGAAACTCCCCCTGATCGCCAAACTCCTCGTTCCCGTTGCCGCCCTCGCCATCGTGGTCCCGGCACACGCCGGCGGCGGTGCTGTTCACGGCAGCAAAGACATCGTCGCCGTCGCTTCTTCCGCCGGCAACTTCAACACGCTCGTTGCCGCGGTGAAAGCCGCGGGCCTGGTCGAAACGCTGCAAGGCCCCGGCCCGTTCACCGTGTTCGCTCCGACCGATGAAGCGTTCGCGAAGCTGCCGGCCGGCACGCTCGACGAACTCCTGAAGCCGGAAAACAAAAAGAAGCTCGCCGGCATCCTGACGTATCACGTGGTGCCCGGCAAGGTCATGGCCGCCGACGTGAAGCCGATGCAGGCGAAGACCGTGAATGGCCAGACTCTCGCGATCAACGTCGCCGGCGGCGGAGTGACCGTCAACGGCGCGAAGGTCGTGGCGACCGACGTGGCCGCCAGCAACGGCGTGATCCACGTCATCGATTCAGTGGTGCTCCCGCAGTAG
- the bla gene encoding subclass B3 metallo-beta-lactamase, producing the protein MCRNFLGPLFHLCVWFATFVGPAVSAQPTELWRSWNQPVAPFRIVENVYYVGASDIAAYLITTPDGHILLETGFAETVPLVRASLRQLGIEPRDIRILLTSHAHIDHAGGLKAMKALTGARLIASAPEAAALARGGRGDFHYGDQLAFEPVTVDEIVADGGTVTLGGVTLTAHLTPGHTPGSTTWTCRVRTGGRELDVVFAASVSAPGYQLVNNAAYPDIWRDLQASIAALRALPCDVFLAPHGQVFGLTNKARRLAEHPETHPFIDPDGYRAFCDDAEARLRKQHAEQAAALEARNKR; encoded by the coding sequence ATGTGCCGGAATTTCCTTGGTCCCCTCTTTCATCTTTGTGTGTGGTTCGCCACGTTCGTGGGCCCAGCGGTGTCGGCCCAGCCCACCGAGCTCTGGCGCTCCTGGAACCAGCCGGTCGCGCCGTTCCGGATCGTGGAGAACGTCTACTACGTCGGCGCCTCCGACATTGCCGCCTATCTGATCACCACACCCGACGGCCACATCCTGTTGGAAACGGGGTTTGCGGAAACGGTGCCACTGGTCCGCGCCAGCCTGCGCCAGCTCGGCATCGAGCCGCGCGACATCCGGATCCTGCTCACGAGCCACGCGCACATCGATCACGCCGGCGGGTTGAAAGCGATGAAAGCGCTCACCGGAGCGCGGCTGATTGCTAGCGCGCCGGAAGCCGCGGCGCTCGCGCGCGGCGGACGCGGCGACTTTCACTACGGCGACCAACTCGCCTTCGAACCCGTGACCGTCGACGAGATTGTCGCGGATGGCGGGACCGTCACGTTGGGGGGCGTCACGCTCACGGCGCACCTGACGCCCGGCCACACGCCGGGTAGCACCACGTGGACCTGCCGGGTGAGGACGGGCGGACGCGAGCTGGATGTCGTGTTCGCCGCCAGCGTGTCCGCGCCCGGTTACCAACTCGTGAACAACGCGGCCTATCCGGACATCTGGCGCGATCTGCAGGCGTCCATCGCCGCCCTCCGCGCTCTCCCCTGCGACGTGTTCCTCGCTCCGCACGGCCAAGTCTTCGGATTGACCAACAAGGCCCGGCGACTCGCCGAACACCCGGAGACCCACCCGTTCATCGATCCGGACGGCTACCGGGCCTTCTGCGACGACGCCGAAGCCCGGCTGCGCAAGCAGCACGCGGAGCAAGCCGCCGCGCTTGAGGCGCGAAACAAGAGGTAG
- a CDS encoding MerR family transcriptional regulator produces the protein MDTPLHTIDAVARRTGLSAHVIRIWEKRYRAVEPARTASNRRQYSEENVERLSLLRELTRSGQSIGAIARLPTEKLRGLAASVGGGGDRPQPVARVTPASAAAIVDDAFTAIQNLDARVLEIVLRRAELAFGTQGMLQRVAAPLAQRMGDLWREGTITAAHEHFASSVLRTFLGHAARGFAAEADAPLLVVATPAGQLHELGALLVAALAANLGWRVTYLGASLPAAEIAGAAVQNRARAVALSLVYPADDAKLGAELVRLRELLPPEVAVLVGGRALPAYRPVLDRIGAFSADELTDLGGTLDRLRQSPTRVQA, from the coding sequence ATGGACACGCCGCTACACACGATCGACGCGGTCGCCCGCCGCACCGGACTCAGCGCGCATGTGATTCGGATCTGGGAGAAGCGCTACCGTGCGGTCGAACCGGCGCGGACGGCGAGCAACCGGCGGCAATATTCCGAAGAAAATGTCGAGCGGCTGAGTCTGCTGCGCGAACTGACGCGTTCTGGTCAGAGCATCGGCGCGATCGCGCGGTTGCCGACGGAGAAGCTGCGTGGACTCGCCGCATCGGTCGGTGGCGGCGGCGACCGGCCGCAGCCGGTCGCACGCGTCACTCCGGCCTCGGCCGCGGCGATCGTCGACGACGCGTTCACGGCGATTCAGAATCTGGATGCGCGCGTGCTGGAGATCGTGCTGCGCCGCGCCGAGCTGGCGTTCGGCACGCAGGGGATGTTGCAGCGGGTGGCCGCGCCGCTCGCGCAGCGGATGGGCGACTTGTGGCGCGAGGGCACGATCACGGCGGCGCACGAACACTTCGCCAGCTCGGTGCTGCGCACGTTCCTCGGCCACGCGGCGCGCGGATTTGCCGCCGAAGCGGACGCGCCGCTGCTCGTGGTCGCCACGCCGGCCGGGCAATTGCACGAGCTCGGCGCGCTGCTGGTCGCCGCGCTCGCCGCGAACCTCGGCTGGCGCGTCACCTACCTCGGCGCGAGCTTGCCCGCGGCTGAAATCGCTGGCGCCGCGGTGCAGAATCGCGCTCGTGCGGTCGCTTTGAGTCTCGTCTACCCGGCGGACGACGCGAAGCTCGGCGCGGAGCTGGTGCGGCTGCGCGAGCTGCTGCCGCCCGAAGTCGCCGTGCTCGTCGGTGGCCGCGCGCTGCCCGCCTACCGACCGGTGCTTGATCGCATCGGCGCCTTCTCGGCGGACGAACTGACCGATCTCGGCGGCACGCTGGACCGGTTGCGCCAGTCGCCGACGCGCGTCCAGGCCTGA
- a CDS encoding DUF6268 family outer membrane beta-barrel protein, whose product MKPHLPLFPRFLFLILLALPLISSAQPRGSGGGVEVIVRTSYTAESDLDRAGTAVSVQSWQLGLGGSVSLSEATRLRLGAEWARHELDVTGPRWLPERLQSVAIPIGLVHRWDDGWSLLATLQPRFASAGSSFSSSGFDMPVLALASYRASPELTWSFGLRYSDRSDVKLLPLAGVMWRFAPGWEAGLAFPESGVSYRATPRLTWRAVATFHGGDYRLERDPRPPADRTGVSLRDAWLEYREIRTGVAVEVALNDTMSLRADAGVVVDQRFDYFTRGVELEGESPAYVVLRFVGRF is encoded by the coding sequence ATGAAACCACACCTTCCTCTGTTTCCACGATTCCTGTTCCTCATCCTGCTCGCGCTGCCGCTCATCAGTTCGGCCCAACCGCGCGGCTCCGGCGGCGGAGTCGAAGTGATCGTGCGCACGTCCTACACGGCGGAGTCCGATCTGGATCGGGCCGGCACCGCGGTGAGCGTGCAGTCCTGGCAGCTCGGCTTGGGCGGAAGCGTGTCGCTGAGCGAAGCGACCCGGCTGCGGTTGGGCGCCGAGTGGGCGCGGCACGAATTGGATGTTACGGGTCCGCGGTGGCTGCCGGAGCGACTGCAATCGGTGGCCATCCCGATCGGCCTGGTGCACCGTTGGGACGACGGTTGGTCGCTTCTCGCGACTTTACAGCCGCGGTTTGCTTCGGCGGGTTCGAGCTTTTCGTCTTCCGGCTTCGATATGCCGGTGCTGGCGCTGGCGAGCTATCGCGCGAGTCCTGAGCTGACGTGGAGTTTCGGGCTGCGCTACAGCGATCGATCGGACGTAAAGCTCCTTCCGCTCGCTGGCGTGATGTGGCGGTTCGCCCCGGGCTGGGAGGCCGGACTCGCATTTCCGGAGTCCGGGGTGAGCTATCGGGCGACGCCGCGGCTCACCTGGCGCGCGGTGGCGACGTTCCACGGAGGCGATTACCGGCTCGAGCGCGATCCGCGCCCACCGGCCGATCGCACGGGCGTGTCGCTGCGCGACGCTTGGCTGGAATATCGTGAGATTCGCACCGGGGTCGCGGTCGAAGTTGCGCTCAACGACACGATGAGCCTGCGGGCCGACGCGGGCGTGGTGGTGGATCAACGGTTCGACTATTTCACCCGCGGGGTGGAGCTCGAAGGCGAGTCGCCCGCGTATGTTGTACTCAGGTTCGTCGGCCGGTTCTAA
- a CDS encoding acyltransferase family protein gives MSAVAERNHSLDALRASALLAGVVLHAALAYLPGGAPAWAVVDRNTHVGFAIFVLVVHSFRLEVFFLLAGFFGRLLYLRRGGPAFWQNRLKRILLPFVLGWMLVFPLLAFCWIWASMQAARAAIGPALATGYGHALRELTRFVIGEKGAAFPLTHLWFLYYLLLVYAVFLGARWLLARQDGIRERWCRVADAVGRWVFGSAWGLPLAAGATGLVLLTMREWGVDTPDKTFLPHVPALLLYSLVFALGWQLHRQTELLESLCRRWHWHTGAAGAATLLALVVSGGIRANPSPVLWPLFQFAYALMMWSCIFASVGLFLRWRQTESALWRYLADSSYWVYVIHLPIVVALQVALSRTDWSAGLKFVTVTAVATLVALATYHLLVRSTPVGVLLNGRRVPLRLAWR, from the coding sequence GTGAGCGCCGTGGCCGAGCGAAACCATTCTCTGGATGCACTGCGGGCGAGCGCGTTGCTGGCCGGCGTCGTCCTGCACGCGGCGTTGGCCTACCTGCCGGGCGGGGCGCCGGCTTGGGCGGTGGTGGACCGCAACACGCACGTGGGCTTCGCGATCTTCGTGCTGGTGGTGCACTCGTTCCGGCTCGAGGTGTTTTTCCTGTTGGCGGGATTTTTCGGCCGACTGCTTTATCTGCGCCGCGGCGGTCCGGCCTTCTGGCAGAACCGGCTCAAGCGGATCCTGCTGCCCTTCGTGCTCGGCTGGATGCTGGTGTTTCCGTTGCTCGCCTTCTGCTGGATCTGGGCCTCGATGCAGGCGGCACGGGCCGCAATCGGCCCGGCGCTGGCGACCGGTTACGGCCACGCACTACGGGAGCTGACGCGATTCGTCATCGGCGAGAAAGGCGCGGCGTTCCCGCTGACGCACCTCTGGTTCCTGTATTACCTGCTGCTCGTGTACGCCGTGTTCCTTGGCGCGCGCTGGCTCCTTGCGCGACAGGACGGGATCCGGGAGCGCTGGTGCCGCGTTGCCGACGCCGTCGGCCGGTGGGTGTTCGGTTCCGCCTGGGGACTGCCGCTGGCCGCGGGAGCAACGGGATTGGTGCTGCTGACGATGCGGGAGTGGGGCGTGGACACACCGGACAAAACGTTCCTGCCACACGTGCCCGCGCTACTGCTCTACTCGCTGGTGTTTGCGCTCGGCTGGCAACTGCACCGGCAGACGGAATTGCTCGAATCGCTCTGTCGCCGCTGGCACTGGCACACGGGCGCGGCGGGGGCGGCCACATTGCTGGCATTGGTTGTGAGCGGTGGAATTCGCGCGAACCCGAGTCCGGTGCTTTGGCCGCTCTTTCAGTTTGCCTACGCCCTGATGATGTGGAGCTGCATATTCGCGAGCGTCGGGCTGTTCCTCCGCTGGCGACAGACGGAGAGCGCTCTCTGGAGGTATCTCGCCGACTCGTCCTACTGGGTCTACGTGATCCACCTGCCCATCGTCGTGGCGTTGCAGGTGGCGCTCAGCCGCACGGACTGGTCCGCGGGGCTGAAGTTCGTCACCGTCACCGCAGTGGCTACGCTCGTTGCACTTGCCACGTATCACCTGCTGGTGCGATCGACGCCTGTGGGCGTCCTGCTCAACGGCCGCCGCGTGCCGCTGAGGCTGGCGTGGCGCTGA
- a CDS encoding alpha-1,4-glucan--maltose-1-phosphate maltosyltransferase translates to MAHVPAIFGESGRGQRPRLQPRDAHRPAISGHYDGRCRVIIEGVTPQLDGGRYPIKRVLGEEVVVEADIFADGHDSLSARLLYRVEGAGERENENENEKENEDEWKEVEMVAVGNDRWRAAFPIEQLGRYRYTVEGWVDHFKTWTHDFEKKVAAAQDVHVDLLIGAELARTAARKASGADRALLEQWAGELAGDQDAARRIARARDAVALALMLRYPDRSLATRYDQELVVWAEPVRARTGAWYELFPRSMGEGERHGTLRDVEAQLPRIAEMGFDVLYLPPIHPIGYAFRKGRNNSPEAAPEDPGSPWGIGSPEGGHKSIHPQLGTLEDFQRLLTRARELQIEIALDIALQCSPDHPYVREHPEWFKHRPDGSIQYAENPPKKYQDIYPFDFETSAWRELWQEAKSVIEHWIEQGVTIFRVDNPHTKAFPFWEWCIGELKRARPELIFLAEAFTRPKVKYNLAKLGFTQSYNYFPWRNTSEELREYLTHLTRTTVREFFRPNLWPNTPDILPQALQFGGRPAFMARLVLAATLGASYGIYGPAYEMCVNAPLKPGGEEYLDSEKYEIKVWNLNEPDSLQPLITRVNAIRRENPALHSNDRLAFHATDNPQLLAYSKRTADRDNVILTVVNLDPHNTQEGRTALDLAELGVEPKDTFQVHDLLTGARYLWRGAENFVRLDPRHIPAAVYRVARHVRSEYEFDYFM, encoded by the coding sequence ATGGCGCACGTGCCTGCCATCTTCGGCGAGAGCGGCCGGGGTCAGCGACCCCGGCTACAACCGCGGGATGCTCACCGGCCTGCCATCTCCGGCCACTACGACGGTCGGTGCCGCGTGATCATCGAAGGCGTGACGCCGCAGCTCGACGGCGGGCGCTATCCGATCAAGCGCGTGCTCGGCGAGGAAGTCGTCGTCGAAGCGGATATTTTCGCCGACGGACATGATTCACTGTCGGCGCGGCTGCTGTATCGAGTTGAGGGAGCGGGTGAGAGGGAAAACGAGAACGAGAACGAGAAAGAGAACGAGGATGAGTGGAAGGAGGTGGAGATGGTGGCGGTGGGCAACGACCGCTGGCGGGCGGCGTTCCCGATCGAGCAACTCGGTCGCTACCGCTACACGGTCGAAGGCTGGGTCGACCACTTCAAGACCTGGACGCACGACTTCGAGAAGAAGGTTGCGGCCGCGCAGGACGTGCATGTGGACTTGCTGATCGGAGCCGAGCTCGCGCGGACGGCGGCGCGGAAGGCGAGCGGCGCGGATCGCGCGCTGTTGGAGCAATGGGCCGGCGAACTGGCCGGTGATCAGGATGCGGCGCGGCGGATCGCGCGGGCGCGTGATGCGGTCGCATTGGCGCTGATGCTGCGTTATCCGGATCGCTCACTCGCGACGCGCTACGATCAAGAACTCGTCGTCTGGGCCGAGCCGGTCCGCGCGCGCACCGGCGCTTGGTATGAACTGTTCCCCCGGTCGATGGGCGAGGGAGAGCGACACGGGACGCTGCGCGACGTGGAGGCCCAGTTGCCCCGGATCGCGGAAATGGGATTCGACGTGCTCTATCTGCCGCCGATCCATCCGATCGGTTATGCATTTCGGAAAGGCCGCAACAACTCGCCCGAGGCCGCCCCGGAGGATCCGGGCAGTCCATGGGGCATCGGCAGTCCGGAGGGCGGACACAAGTCGATCCACCCGCAGCTCGGGACGCTGGAGGATTTTCAGCGGCTGCTAACGCGCGCCCGTGAATTGCAGATCGAGATCGCGCTCGATATCGCGCTGCAGTGTTCGCCGGACCATCCTTACGTGCGCGAGCATCCGGAGTGGTTCAAGCACCGGCCCGACGGCTCGATTCAATACGCCGAGAATCCGCCGAAGAAATACCAGGACATCTATCCCTTCGATTTCGAGACCAGCGCGTGGCGCGAGCTGTGGCAGGAGGCGAAGAGCGTCATCGAGCACTGGATCGAGCAGGGCGTGACGATTTTCCGGGTCGATAATCCGCACACGAAGGCGTTTCCCTTCTGGGAGTGGTGCATCGGCGAGCTGAAGCGCGCGCGGCCCGAGCTGATCTTCCTGGCGGAGGCGTTCACGCGGCCGAAGGTGAAATACAACCTCGCGAAGCTCGGGTTCACGCAGTCCTACAATTATTTCCCCTGGCGCAATACGAGTGAGGAGTTGCGCGAGTATCTCACGCATCTCACGCGCACGACCGTGCGGGAATTTTTCCGGCCGAACCTGTGGCCGAATACGCCTGACATCCTGCCGCAGGCGCTGCAGTTCGGCGGCCGGCCGGCGTTCATGGCGCGACTCGTCCTGGCGGCAACGCTCGGCGCGAGCTACGGGATCTACGGGCCGGCTTACGAGATGTGCGTGAACGCGCCGCTGAAACCCGGCGGCGAGGAGTATCTCGATTCGGAAAAATACGAGATCAAGGTCTGGAACCTCAACGAACCCGACAGCCTGCAGCCGCTGATCACGCGGGTGAACGCGATCCGCCGCGAGAATCCGGCGCTGCACAGCAACGACCGGCTGGCGTTTCACGCGACCGACAACCCGCAGCTGCTCGCCTACAGCAAGCGCACCGCGGACCGCGACAACGTGATCCTCACGGTCGTGAACCTCGATCCGCACAACACGCAGGAGGGACGCACCGCGCTCGATCTGGCCGAGCTCGGGGTCGAACCGAAGGACACGTTCCAGGTGCACGATCTGCTGACCGGCGCGCGCTACTTGTGGCGCGGCGCGGAGAACTTCGTCCGGCTCGATCCGCGGCACATTCCTGCGGCGGTCTACCGCGTGGCCCGCCACGTCCGCTCCGAATACGAATTCGATTACTTCATGTGA
- the treS gene encoding maltose alpha-D-glucosyltransferase: MPLITPENVTAPEPKSEPLWYRNAVIYQAHVRSFYDSDGNGIGDFRGVTQKLDYLQDLGISALWLLPFYPSPLRDDGYDIADYYAINPIYGTLDDFKEFLEEAHRRSLRVITELVINHTSDQHPWFQRARRAPPGSPERAYYVWSDTIEHYRDARIIFRDFETSNWAWDPVAQAYYWHRFYSHQPDLNFDNPVVHEEIVRVLDFWLRLGVDGLRLDAIPYLYEREGTNCENLPETHAYLKTLRKHVDEHYGDRMLLAEANQWPEDAVKYFGEGRGDECHMAFHFPLMPRLFMAVRMEDRTPIIDILSQTPPIPETCQWAMFLRNHDELTLEMVTEEERDYMYRMYAADARARINLGIRRRLAPLLNNDRRRIELLNALLLSMPGTPVIYYGDEIGMGDNIYLGDRNGVRTPMHWSSDKNAGFSRANPQSLYLPIILDPEYHYEAVNVEAQQSNPSSLFWWTKRILGLRQRWPALGRGTIKFLQPDNRKILMFIREYEGQRVLVVANLSRHAQSMVADLSEYKDHVLVEIFGRTRFPVIHDGAYGLTISPHAFFWFALEPVAPAVHGAVALPTKLADVPELAAESGWTALLHAQTHRALDDVLASYLQQRRWYGGKARDLRSLDLVDAIDVATAHGPAHLLLLNADYATGDSEVYVLPVTHAPVEQAERIVRHYPNAAIARVRDARGTDGLLFDAMADKAFPRALLDAMQTNATLKGTRGALVLRATGAFEALCGPDCAKIEPFLSKAEHSNTAVIFADRFLLKLFRRPEAGVNPDVEITGYLTERKFPNVPALGGTMEYRNAGQVRSVGILTQFIAGARDDWDYALDALGRYFDRVLLYVAEGRACERPAGSLLALSEQEAPNHVVESIGTFLESVRLLGVRTAELHLALGASGEPDFAPEPFSPHYQRSLYQSMRNLLIENLEVLKRRARGLPETLRADADRITGAQDELLERYKLLYTGRLDAMRIRVHGDYHLGQVLSTGTDFVILDFEGEPARALSARRLKRSPISDVAGMIRSFHYALHTAVLGLGERGLVTPENREAIMCWGPYWRQWICGTFLGAYRRTMGDSRLLPRDRAQLAVLLDAYLIDKAVYEIGYELNNRPDRLVIPFDGILHLLDEPDR, translated from the coding sequence ATGCCCCTGATCACCCCTGAAAACGTCACTGCCCCGGAGCCGAAATCGGAGCCGTTGTGGTATCGCAACGCCGTCATTTACCAGGCGCACGTGCGCTCGTTCTACGACAGCGACGGCAACGGCATCGGCGATTTTCGCGGCGTCACCCAGAAGCTCGACTACCTGCAGGACCTCGGGATCTCGGCGCTCTGGCTGCTGCCGTTCTATCCCTCCCCGCTGCGCGACGACGGTTACGACATCGCCGACTACTACGCGATCAACCCGATCTACGGGACGCTCGACGATTTCAAGGAGTTCCTCGAGGAGGCGCATCGCCGCTCACTGCGGGTGATCACCGAGTTGGTGATCAACCACACCTCCGACCAGCATCCCTGGTTCCAGCGCGCGCGGCGCGCACCGCCGGGTAGTCCCGAGCGCGCCTATTACGTGTGGAGCGACACGATTGAACATTACCGTGACGCGCGAATCATTTTCCGGGATTTCGAGACCTCGAACTGGGCCTGGGATCCGGTGGCGCAGGCGTATTACTGGCACCGGTTTTACTCGCACCAGCCCGATCTCAACTTCGACAACCCTGTCGTGCACGAGGAGATCGTCCGCGTGCTCGACTTCTGGCTCAGGCTGGGCGTGGACGGGCTGCGGCTCGACGCGATCCCCTATCTCTACGAGCGCGAGGGGACCAACTGCGAAAACCTGCCGGAGACGCACGCCTACCTGAAGACGCTGCGGAAGCATGTCGACGAGCACTACGGCGACCGGATGCTGCTGGCCGAGGCGAACCAGTGGCCGGAGGACGCGGTGAAGTATTTCGGTGAAGGCCGCGGCGACGAATGCCACATGGCGTTTCACTTTCCCCTCATGCCGCGGCTGTTCATGGCGGTGCGGATGGAGGACCGCACACCGATCATCGACATCCTGTCGCAGACGCCGCCGATTCCGGAGACGTGCCAGTGGGCGATGTTTTTGCGCAATCACGACGAGCTCACGCTCGAGATGGTGACCGAGGAGGAGCGTGACTACATGTATCGGATGTATGCGGCCGACGCGCGCGCGCGGATCAATCTCGGCATTCGCCGCCGGCTCGCGCCGCTGTTGAACAACGACCGTCGCCGGATCGAGCTGCTCAACGCCCTGCTGCTCTCGATGCCCGGCACGCCGGTGATCTATTACGGCGACGAGATCGGGATGGGCGACAACATCTACCTCGGCGACCGGAACGGCGTGCGCACGCCGATGCACTGGAGCTCCGACAAGAACGCCGGCTTTTCACGCGCCAACCCGCAAAGCCTGTATCTCCCGATCATCCTCGACCCGGAGTATCACTACGAGGCGGTGAACGTGGAGGCGCAGCAAAGCAATCCCAGCTCGCTGTTCTGGTGGACGAAACGGATCCTCGGGCTGCGCCAGCGCTGGCCCGCGCTCGGTCGCGGCACGATCAAGTTCCTGCAGCCGGATAATCGGAAAATCCTAATGTTCATCCGCGAGTACGAAGGCCAGCGCGTGCTGGTGGTGGCGAATCTCTCGCGCCACGCGCAGTCGATGGTGGCGGATCTTTCGGAGTACAAGGATCACGTGCTCGTCGAGATTTTCGGACGCACGCGGTTTCCGGTGATCCACGACGGGGCGTATGGACTCACGATCAGCCCGCACGCGTTCTTCTGGTTTGCGCTCGAGCCGGTGGCGCCGGCGGTGCATGGCGCGGTGGCGCTGCCGACGAAACTCGCGGACGTGCCGGAGCTCGCGGCCGAGAGCGGCTGGACGGCGCTGCTCCACGCGCAGACGCATCGTGCGCTCGACGACGTGCTCGCGTCGTATCTGCAGCAGCGGCGTTGGTACGGCGGCAAGGCGCGCGATCTGCGCAGCCTTGACCTCGTCGACGCGATCGACGTCGCGACTGCGCACGGCCCCGCCCATCTCCTGTTGCTCAATGCGGACTACGCGACGGGCGATTCGGAGGTCTACGTGCTGCCGGTCACCCATGCGCCGGTGGAGCAGGCCGAGCGGATCGTGCGCCATTATCCGAACGCCGCGATTGCGCGCGTGCGCGACGCCAGGGGAACCGATGGGTTGCTGTTCGACGCGATGGCCGACAAAGCGTTTCCGCGCGCGCTCCTCGATGCGATGCAGACGAACGCCACGCTGAAGGGCACGCGCGGCGCGCTGGTGCTGCGCGCCACCGGCGCGTTCGAGGCGCTGTGCGGTCCCGACTGTGCGAAGATCGAGCCGTTTCTCTCCAAGGCGGAGCACAGCAACACGGCGGTGATCTTCGCCGATCGGTTTCTGCTCAAACTTTTCCGGCGGCCCGAGGCGGGGGTGAATCCGGACGTCGAAATCACCGGCTATTTGACCGAGCGGAAGTTTCCCAACGTGCCCGCGCTCGGCGGTACGATGGAGTACCGCAACGCCGGCCAGGTGCGCAGCGTCGGCATCCTCACGCAGTTCATCGCGGGCGCGCGCGATGACTGGGACTATGCGCTCGACGCGCTCGGCCGGTATTTCGATCGCGTGCTGCTCTACGTCGCGGAAGGCCGCGCGTGCGAGCGGCCGGCGGGTTCGCTGCTGGCGCTCTCCGAGCAGGAGGCGCCGAACCACGTGGTCGAGTCGATCGGCACCTTCCTCGAATCGGTGCGGCTGCTCGGCGTGCGCACGGCGGAGCTGCACCTCGCGCTCGGCGCGAGCGGCGAGCCGGACTTCGCGCCCGAGCCGTTCTCGCCGCACTACCAGCGCTCGCTCTACCAATCGATGCGGAACCTGCTGATCGAAAACCTGGAGGTGCTGAAACGCCGTGCGCGGGGACTGCCCGAAACGCTGCGCGCCGACGCCGACCGGATCACCGGGGCGCAGGACGAATTGCTCGAACGTTACAAGCTGCTCTACACCGGCCGGCTGGACGCGATGCGAATCCGGGTGCACGGCGATTACCACCTCGGCCAGGTGCTCTCGACGGGCACGGATTTCGTGATCCTGGATTTCGAAGGCGAGCCCGCGCGGGCGCTGAGCGCGCGGCGGTTGAAGCGCTCGCCGATCAGCGACGTCGCGGGCATGATCCGGTCATTCCACTACGCGCTGCATACCGCGGTGCTCGGGTTGGGCGAACGCGGACTCGTCACGCCGGAAAACCGCGAAGCAATCATGTGCTGGGGCCCGTATTGGCGGCAGTGGATCTGCGGCACCTTCCTCGGCGCGTATCGGCGCACGATGGGCGACTCACGGCTGCTTCCGCGCGACCGGGCGCAACTGGCGGTGCTGCTGGACGCGTATCTGATCGACAAAGCCGTTTACGAAATCGGCTACGAGCTCAACAACCGGCCTGATCGACTTGTGATTCCGTTCGACGGAATCCTGCATCTGCTCGACGAACCGGACCGGTGA